A stretch of DNA from Nitratireductor thuwali:
CGCATGCCGAACTGCAGATTGCCGCCAAAGGCGGACGCGTCCGAGACGTCGAAGGTTTCCAGCCCGTCCTTTACCTTCACCGCGGCCGCCACGCCCGACAGCTTCACCGAACCAAGCGCGGCTGTCGTGCTGGAAAGCCGCAGATCGACATCGAAACCGCCGATCCGCAGGTGCTGTTCGCGCCCGTCTGCCATGACCGTCCGCGAGAACGGGTTGAACGCGTTGAGCAGCGCGCGCAGGTCCAGCGCGTCGAAGGCCAGCGTGCCGGCGACGGCTGGCCGGCCATTGCCCAGGCTCACATCCAGAAGGCCCTTGCCGCCGCTCCCGTTGAAGCCGATCGCGGCGTTCTCGAACTTCAGGCGCCGCTGGTCGCCCGTAACCTGAGCCGACAGCGTGACGGGGCCGACGCGGTTTCCTGCGAAGGTCAGCGCATGCGTCCACTCCATGAGCCGGTTCAGCGAAGGCGCCGCCAGGCTGATCTGCCCGTCGATGAAGCTGTCACCGGCAAAGCTGGCGGTGCCCTTATATGTCGCGTTCGCCGGCGCCGACTGGATGGATACGTCGACAGGCGCGCTGCCGCCGCCCAGCAAGATCAGCGGCTGTGCGCTGGAGGCGGCGATCTTGACGCTCTCGCCGTGCCATATGCCGCTGGCCGATAGCGAGGCCTGCCGGTTGAGCGCCGGCCAGTCGAGCTGCCCGGTAATGCTGGTCATCAGGTCGGTATGCTCCCCGCTGCCCTGCGCTATCAGCCGCCCTTCGACAATTTCGATGGTCCCGAAAACGTCGTTTGGCAATCCTTGCAGGTCCGGGCTTGCCGGCGCGGAGGAAACGAGGGCCCGCGCGGCTTCGACCGAACGCGCAAGCTTTCCCCACCCTTTCGGTGCCGGCAACGTGTATCCGTCTTCGCCGGGCCGCAGCCGTATAAGCGGCCTGATGAGCCGCATCTTGGTGAAGACGACGTCGCCGCGCAAAGCCGCCAGCGCCGACAGATCGATCTCGATCCGTTCGGCTTCGACGACCGGCGCTGGATCGCCGGGATTCCAGTCCGCCAGCGACACGTCATGCAGCACGGCGCGGAAGGCGGGCCAGACCTGTATCTGGGGCGTTTCGTCCAGTCTTACGCGGTAGCCGCTCCAGGCGCTCATCTGCGAGGCAACGCTGTCCCGGACGATCTGCGTGGAAGCGATGACGGGCAAGCCGAAGACCACGAGCAAGGCCAGCACCACAGCGGCAGAAGCTGCCCACACGCCCTTTCTGGCCAATGTCACGAATATATCCTTGCCTGTTCCGATGCCCGTTCCCCGTTTAGGCTAAGAATACCGAAAAGTGAAGGAAGCCGCGCGGTAATCCCCCGGCCATGCCTGCCGTTTACATGCCGTAGTCGCAGGCCGTTCCCGAATACCGTCTTGCTCCCGCCACCGGGTGAATGCATAACCGGCAAGCCAATCTGGAGGATTTAGATGCACCACGAGCAACCCCTTTGGACGCCCAGCCGCACAAGGATCGACCAGTCGGCCTTGACCGCATTTGCGCGGGAAGCCTCGCAGCGCGCGGGACGCGATGTCGAGGGGTTCCAGGCTCTGCATCGGTGGTCCATCGATGACCGGGAGGCCTTCTGGTCGTTGGTCTGGGACTTTTGCGGCATCGTCGGCGGGAAAGGCGGCACCGTCTTGGAAAACGGCGACCGCATGCCCGGCGCCTCCTTCTTCCCCGAAGCCCGGCTGAACTTTGCCGAGAATCTCCTGCCCAGGCGGGGCGCGGACGACGCCATCGTCTTTCGCGGCGAGAACAAGGCCGAGCGCCGGCTGAGCTGGGACGAGCTGCGCGACCTCGTTTCCAAGCTTCAGCAGTATTTCGCAGCGCACGGCGTGAAGGCCGGCGACCGCGTCGCCGCGATGATGCCCAACATGCCCGAAACGGTGGCGGCGATGCTGGCCGCGACGTCGCTCGGCGCGATCTGGTCCTCCTGCTCGCCCGATTTCGGCGTCCGCGGCGTCCTCGATCGTTTCGGGCAGATCGAGCCGGTCATCTTCATCGTGCCGGACGGCTACTGGTACAATGGGAAATCGTTTGAGGTGGCCGAAAAGACGGCGGAAATCGCGGCCTCGCTGCCGAGCCTGCGAAGGGTTCTGGTGGTCGACTATCTGGGAACCGCCGGCGAGGCCGCCAAATCGATCCCCAACGCCGTCTCGATGGAGGAGGCGCTGGAAACGATCGAGGCGAAGGAGCCGGTGTTCGAGCGGCTGCCGTTCGCC
This window harbors:
- a CDS encoding AsmA family protein gives rise to the protein MTLARKGVWAASAAVVLALLVVFGLPVIASTQIVRDSVASQMSAWSGYRVRLDETPQIQVWPAFRAVLHDVSLADWNPGDPAPVVEAERIEIDLSALAALRGDVVFTKMRLIRPLIRLRPGEDGYTLPAPKGWGKLARSVEAARALVSSAPASPDLQGLPNDVFGTIEIVEGRLIAQGSGEHTDLMTSITGQLDWPALNRQASLSASGIWHGESVKIAASSAQPLILLGGGSAPVDVSIQSAPANATYKGTASFAGDSFIDGQISLAAPSLNRLMEWTHALTFAGNRVGPVTLSAQVTGDQRRLKFENAAIGFNGSGGKGLLDVSLGNGRPAVAGTLAFDALDLRALLNAFNPFSRTVMADGREQHLRIGGFDVDLRLSSTTAALGSVKLSGVAAAVKVKDGLETFDVSDASAFGGNLQFGMRADRTGAQDMIELRMTGEQIQTGEFGAAFGLERLVPQAQGSFSLMVRGTGSDLETVLQGADGSFTATLGKGTVPGLDMTRFLALSQEGDFFPLAALSEGTLAIDNAELRATITKGVAQIDRADARSGPYAISLDGLVPIAGRGLALYGTLGHAQNEAAAPPAPLMFFVGGSWSAPFIASFHAPAPQ